Sequence from the Candidatus Margulisiibacteriota bacterium genome:
GAAGAAAAGAACATTCCGCGAGTTTGCTTTTACCACTTAGTACCTGCAGGCAGAGGACAGTCAAAACACTTGCTGTCTGCCCAGGAATCGAGGATGGCACTCGACCTGATTATCGAAAAAGCCGAACAATATGCTAAACAGGGAATAAAAAAAGATATCCTGACCGTCGATAACCATGTTGATGGCGTTTATCTTTACCTGAAAATGATGAAAAAAGACAAGAAAAAAGCAACGGAGATCAAAAAACATTTACTCTGGAACGGGGGCGGGCGGTACAGCACAGGAATCGGAATTGGCGAAATCGATTTTTATGGAAATGTACATCCCGACCAGTTCTGGATGCATTATACTTTCGGCAACATACGAGAAAGGTCTTTTGCAGACATCTGGACCGATGAACGCGATGATTTGCTTAGGGGACTTCGTAACAGGCTGCCTCTACTCAAAGGAAAATGCTCCCGGTGTGCCTATGTAGAAATGTGCGGCGGAAGCTTGAGAGTAAGGGCCGAGATTATACATGGGGACCAGTGGCAAGAAGACCCGGCCTGTTATTTATCTGAAGAGGAGATCGCACAGCATGAATAATCAACTTCGCATCCTGGCTTTAGAAGTCACCTCTACCTGTCCCTTACAATGCCGGCATTGCAGGGGCTCCTGTACCCAACAAGGCATTACGAATGAACTCAATATCCATGAAATAGAAAATTTATTTGCCAATATTTCTTCCTTTGCGGCACCACTGGTCATTATCACAGGAGGAGAGCCTTTGGCAAGAAAAGACATATTTGACATAATAGAAATCGGCAACAAATATAAGCTGCCGATGGCACTTGCAACCTGCGGCTGGTATATGGACCGGCAGAAAGCTCTGGCATTTAAGCAGCTCGGCATTAAAAGGATCAGTCTGAGCATGGATGCTTTTGACCAGGAAGGGCATGATGCATTCCGTGGAATTATAGGGTCCTATGCCAAAGTCAGGGAAGCTGCCGGAATTCTAAATGAGATTGGATTGGATTTTCAGATTAATACAACCATATCGAACCTTAATTGGCAGACAATCCCACAAATAGTTGATACGGTAACCGAACTCAAAGCGTGTGCCTGGCATCCGTTTATCCTTGTGCCAACCGGCAGAGGAAAAACGATTAATAACCTGTGCCTGGAAAAAGATCAATACCGGCAAGCACTGCTCTCCATTAAAGAATTACAGCACCATAGCCAATTACAGATCAAACCGACCTGTGCACCCTATTATGCGCGGCTTAACAGCAATAATTATAACAATTCTGTCAAAACAAATACGCTCCATTCATTTACCAGAGGCTGTCTGGGCGGCATTAATTTCGCGTTCATCTCTTCCCGGGGCAAAGTACAGATATGTGGTTTTTTGGATATTGAAGCCGGAGATCTCAGAAATACCGGGTTTAAGCTTGATACGATATGGAACCATTCGCAGCTATTCACTCAATTAAGGAACCGTGATAACTACAAGGGAAAATGCGGAAAATGCGGATCGCATAACATATGCGGAGGGTGTCGTTCCAGAGCCTACTATGAAACGAACGACTTTCTGGAATCCGACAGCTCCTGCTTTTTTCTTGAGGGCTAGTAAGATGGATACACTGGACAAAAGAATACTTAAGCTAATTCAAAATGACTTCCCTTTAAAATCAAGGCCGTTCCTCCACCTCGCTACGGAATTAGGTATCGCAGAAGACCTTCTTATTGAACGGCTCAAACGACTACAGAAGGAAGGCATAATAAAGTATATTAAGCCAATTCTTAACGCACATACCTTAGGATATACAAGTATCCTGGCAGGAGCCAAAGTGGATCCGGCTTTTATTGAGCCCATTGCCGCCAAAATCAATGCGATATCCGGTGTTACCCATAACTACGAACGCAATCACGAATTTAACCTCTGGTTTACTATTACTTCGCCAGATAAGACAGAAATAGAGAAGCACATTGATACTTTAAGAAAACTGGAAGGGGTTGAGGCAATTATGATTCTGCCTGCAGAAAAAATATATAAAACGAGGGTCTCTTTTGCTATCTGAACAGGATAAGACAATACTTTCTCATATCCAACATAATATACCGCTCGTAAAAAAACCATTTCAAAAGTACGCGGCAATTTTGGGGATCTCTCAGGAAAAACTGATCCGCTTGATATCTGGCTACCTGGAACATAAAATAATCAAGCGGTTTGCAGGAGTTCTTAACCACCATTCACTACAATTCGACTACAATGCTATGGTAGCTATACAGGTTAATGAAGATGATTGTGATAAATATGGGGAAAAATTAGCGCACTTGGAGTTTATCTCCCACTGCTACAAAAGAACCAGCGCAGAAAACTGGCCGTACAACTTATACATTATGATCCACGCATTAAATAAAAAAGATTTTGATATAAAATTATCAGTAGTCACCGACACTGTTAACTATTGTGCTATTCAAGTGTTACCTTCAGCAAAAGAGTTCAAGAAATGCAGTTTTTCTATCTGATATCAACCAACACTATTAATTATGCTTCCGATAATTCTAACTGCTTTGTTTAATTCTTGCTCTGAATGAACAGTAGAAATAAAATTCGCTTCAAATTGCGACGGGGAAAAATAAAGGCCGCGAGACAAAGCTGCCTGATAGAAATCAGCAAACCTTGCAGTATCACATTTTTTTGCATCCTGGAAATTTGATACGCTCCGGCTTGAAAAAAACATAGTGAACATTGAACCTATCGAGTTGATTTGGATTTCTTTGCCTTTTATTATCTCTTTCAGTGATGCAATAAAATACGCTGTCTTTTGACCAAGTTCTTCATAAAAACCTTTTTTTTGCAACGCTTTAAGAGTGGCAATTCCAGCGGCCATAGCTATGGGATTACCAGATAACGTCCCGGCCTGATAAACAGGTCCGAGTGGAGCAAGCATCGACATCAGTTCTGTACTACTTCCGTATGCACCCACCGGAAACCCTCCGCCAATTATCTTACCCAAACAGGTTATATCAGGAGTAATCCCGAAATATTCCTGCGCACCACCATATGCCAATCTAAATCCGGTAATTACCTCATCAAAAATAAGGAGAATCCCATAAGTCCGGGTAATAGCTCTCAATTCAGAAAGAAACCCCGGATTTGGAAGCACAACGCCCATGTTAGCAGGCACCGGCTCAACAATGACAACTGCAATGTCATTACGATATTCTTCGACTACTCGCTTAAAGGCATTCAAATCATTAAAGGGAATGCTAATTGTTTCTCTAATAAATTCTTCTGGTACACCTGCAGAAAACGACATACTCGCGGTAGCCATACCTGATCCGGCGGATACCAGAAGACAATCTGCATGTCCATGGTAACATCCGTCGAACTTAACGATTTTCTTTCTTTTTGTAAAAGCCCGGGCCAACCGTATCGCACTCATAACCGCTTCTGTACCGGAATTAACAAATCTGACCTGTTCAATAGACGGAACAGCCGCGACTACCATTCGGGCTAGAGTTGTTTCATTCTTGTGACAGGCACCAAAGCTGGAACCGCACTTGACACTTTTCCATACCGCATTAGTAACCGAATGATTAGTATGCCCCAAAATCAGCGGTCCCCACGATGCGCAAAAATCTAAATATTTGTTCCCATCCAAATCAAAAAGGCGACTTCCCTTCCCTTTTTCAATCATAGGGGGAGTACCTCCAACGTCTTTGAAAGACCTCACAGGACTATTAACTCCACCAGGCAAGTACTTTTGAGCTTCTTGAAATGCCTTGTTAGATTTAACTAAGCTAAACTTCTTATTTTTCATAATAATTAACTCTCTCTCAATGCCCTTACAGCATCCTTAGCATAATAGGAAATGATATAATCGGCTCCGGCACGTTTAATGCCGTACAGCACTTCCAACATCGAACAGGTTTCATCGACCATACCGGCAGCAGCAGCCAGTTTGATCATCATATACTCTCCCGAAACGTGATAAGCTGCCAGCTTGATTTCTGGCAAGGAACTTCGTAGTAACTGAATAATATCCAGATAAGTATGGGCCGGCTTAACCATTAGCCAATCCGCTCCCTCCTCAAGGTCTGCCATGGCTTCAGCTAGTGCCTGATCCCTTGTTCTATAATCCATCTGGTAGGTTTTCCTATCCCCGAAAGAAGGAGTGCTTTGCACAGCGTGACGAAATGGTCCATAGAGATTTGAGGCATACTTCACAGAATAAGAAAGTATTTTGGTATCTTTACAGCCATGAAAATCAAGAGATTGCCTTATTGCGCCAACCTGTCCGTCCATCATTGCTGAAGGAGCGACATAATCAGCACCGGCACCGGCATGAGCTACTGCCATCTGGGCAAGCAATGGCAAAGTCTCGTCATTGTGAATTTCCTGCCCTTTTACTACGCCACAATGCCCATGGTCCATATATCCGCACATACATACATCAGTAAATACGGTAACCTGAGGGTAT
This genomic interval carries:
- a CDS encoding Lrp/AsnC family transcriptional regulator; protein product: MITTRENAENADRITYAEGVVPEPTMKRTTFWNPTAPAFFLRASKMDTLDKRILKLIQNDFPLKSRPFLHLATELGIAEDLLIERLKRLQKEGIIKYIKPILNAHTLGYTSILAGAKVDPAFIEPIAAKINAISGVTHNYERNHEFNLWFTITSPDKTEIEKHIDTLRKLEGVEAIMILPAEKIYKTRVSFAI
- the hemL gene encoding glutamate-1-semialdehyde-2,1-aminomutase; translation: MKNKKFSLVKSNKAFQEAQKYLPGGVNSPVRSFKDVGGTPPMIEKGKGSRLFDLDGNKYLDFCASWGPLILGHTNHSVTNAVWKSVKCGSSFGACHKNETTLARMVVAAVPSIEQVRFVNSGTEAVMSAIRLARAFTKRKKIVKFDGCYHGHADCLLVSAGSGMATASMSFSAGVPEEFIRETISIPFNDLNAFKRVVEEYRNDIAVVIVEPVPANMGVVLPNPGFLSELRAITRTYGILLIFDEVITGFRLAYGGAQEYFGITPDITCLGKIIGGGFPVGAYGSSTELMSMLAPLGPVYQAGTLSGNPIAMAAGIATLKALQKKGFYEELGQKTAYFIASLKEIIKGKEIQINSIGSMFTMFFSSRSVSNFQDAKKCDTARFADFYQAALSRGLYFSPSQFEANFISTVHSEQELNKAVRIIGSIINSVG
- a CDS encoding porphobilinogen synthase, which translates into the protein MLRLRDYRINQDIRDKYAEVVLSGKDFIYPYFVVEGIDIQQEIKSLAGVFHLSIDRILADIKELIDLEINKVLLFGVIDEEQKDSLGTLAYASDGLVCRTIKAIKQTYPQVTVFTDVCMCGYMDHGHCGVVKGQEIHNDETLPLLAQMAVAHAGAGADYVAPSAMMDGQVGAIRQSLDFHGCKDTKILSYSVKYASNLYGPFRHAVQSTPSFGDRKTYQMDYRTRDQALAEAMADLEEGADWLMVKPAHTYLDIIQLLRSSLPEIKLAAYHVSGEYMMIKLAAAAGMVDETCSMLEVLYGIKRAGADYIISYYAKDAVRALRES